From one Lycium ferocissimum isolate CSIRO_LF1 chromosome 7, AGI_CSIRO_Lferr_CH_V1, whole genome shotgun sequence genomic stretch:
- the LOC132063668 gene encoding inactive protein RESTRICTED TEV MOVEMENT 2-like isoform X1, with translation MAMRPRGGGRDGPSTRPHRAPRPGVRPVYEDFRPISERHQEERAEKLLIFLPGFLKESLRVSTEGKNTVRVRGERFVGGNKWNRFQEDYQAPENCNLRGIHAKFENGILIITMPCKMPKQLLDEHTKQPPLTTPPPPHKDDDVPPKTSYPTIETQTQPTPLKPTAQLPKPQNADKDQTSRVQEKQREKQKIFDDPLKSAETSKSQKGDDVPSKTTYPTIEAPRKPTPLKPRGQLPKPQNVDKDQDSRGVLEKQRDEKKIMKGQVKSAETSKTRKGDDVPSKTTYPTIEAPRKPTPLKPRGQLPKPQNVDKDQDSRGVLEKQRDERKIMEGQVKSAETSKTRKGDEIIEFPALRKTPVGKTSGKREKTKDEKKILEGGKKVAEKSKELIGEIQEKVEQKGPKEKQSASNLAAGTSSYHGSEFSIDNLKKSFVGQNEERQLLVNAGAAVLVIMALGAYVYHSIGSGRAK, from the exons ATGGCAATGAGACCAAGAGGTGGTGGTAGAGATGGACCTAGTACTCGCCCTCATAGGGCGCCGCGACCTGGAGTTCGCCCAGTTTATGAAGATTTTAGGCCTATTTCTGAGCGGCATCAAGAGGAAAGAGCTGAAAAACTACTTATATTTCTTCCTG GATTCTTGAAGGAAAGCCTTAGAGTAAGTACAGAAGGCAAGAACACAGTCAGGGTACGTGGAGAACGGTTTGTAGGAGGCAACAAATGGAATCGCTTCCAAGAAGATTATCAAGCACCTGAGAACTGTAACTTGAGAGGCATCCATGCCAAATTTGAGAATGGTATCCTCATCATCACTATGCCTTGCAAAATGCCCAAGCAATTATTAGATGAACACACAAAACAACCCCCTCTAAcaaccccaccaccccctcACAAGGATGATGATGTTCCTCCCAAAACAAGTTATCCAACTATTGAAACCCAAACACAACCAACCCCTTTAAAACCCACAGCTCAATTGCCAAAGCCTCAAAATGCTGACAAAGATCAAACTTCTAGAGTACaggaaaaacaaagagaaaagcAGAAAATCTTTGATGACCCATTGAAGAGTGCTGAAACATCAAAGTCTCAAAAGGGTGATGATGTTCCTTCCAAAACTACTTATCCAACTATTGAAGCCCCAAGAAAACCAACCCCTTTAAAACCCAGAGGCCAATTGCCGAAGCCTCAAAATGTTGACAAAGATCAAGATTCCAGGGGAGTACTGGAAAAGCaaagagatgagaagaaaatcatgaaaggtcAAGTGAAGAGTGCTGAAACATCAAAGACTCGAAAGGGTGATGATGTTCCTTCCAAAACAACTTATCCAACTATTGAAGCCCCAAGAAAACCAACCCCTTTAAAACCCAGAGGCCAATTGCCAAAGCCTCAAAATGTTGACAAAGATCAAGATTCCAGGGGAGTACTGGAAAAGCAAAGAGATGagaggaaaatcatggaaggtcAAGTGAAGAGTGCTGAAACATCAAAGACTCGAAAGGGTGATGAAATTATAGAATTTCCAGCTCTTAGAAAAACCCCAGTAGGAAAAACCAGTGGTAAGagggaaaaaacaaaagatgagAAGAAAATCTTGGAAGGAGGAAAGAAGGTTGCTGAAAAGAGTAAAGAACTAATAggagaaattcaagaaaaggttGAGCAGAAAGGACCAAAAGAAAAGCAAAGTGCAAGTAATTTAGCTGCTGGTACCTCTTCTTATCATGGCAGTGAATTCAGTATTGACAACTTGAAGAAAAGCTTTGTGGGACAAAATGAAGAGAGACAACTGCTTGTTAATGCTGGAGCTGCTGTGCTGGTGATTATGGCACTAGGGGCTTATGTTTACCACTCCATTGGATCAGGGAGAGCTAAGTAA
- the LOC132063668 gene encoding inactive protein RESTRICTED TEV MOVEMENT 2-like isoform X2, with product MAMRPRGGGRDGPSTRPHRAPRPGVRPVYEDFRPISERHQEERAEKLLIFLPGFLKESLRVSTEGKNTVRVRGERFVGGNKWNRFQEDYQAPENCNLRGIHAKFENGILIITMPCKMPKQLLDEHTKQPPLTTPPPPHKDDDVPPKTSYPTIETQTQPTPLKPTAQLPKPQNADKDQTSRVQEKQREKQKIFDDPLKSAETSKSQKGDDVPSKTTYPTIEAPRKPTPLKPRGQLPKPQNVDKDQDSRGVLEKQRDEKKIMKGQVKSAETSKTRKGDDVPSKTTYPTIEAPRKPTPLKPRGQLPKPQNVDKDQDSRGVLEKQRDERKIMEGKTSGKREKTKDEKKILEGGKKVAEKSKELIGEIQEKVEQKGPKEKQSASNLAAGTSSYHGSEFSIDNLKKSFVGQNEERQLLVNAGAAVLVIMALGAYVYHSIGSGRAK from the exons ATGGCAATGAGACCAAGAGGTGGTGGTAGAGATGGACCTAGTACTCGCCCTCATAGGGCGCCGCGACCTGGAGTTCGCCCAGTTTATGAAGATTTTAGGCCTATTTCTGAGCGGCATCAAGAGGAAAGAGCTGAAAAACTACTTATATTTCTTCCTG GATTCTTGAAGGAAAGCCTTAGAGTAAGTACAGAAGGCAAGAACACAGTCAGGGTACGTGGAGAACGGTTTGTAGGAGGCAACAAATGGAATCGCTTCCAAGAAGATTATCAAGCACCTGAGAACTGTAACTTGAGAGGCATCCATGCCAAATTTGAGAATGGTATCCTCATCATCACTATGCCTTGCAAAATGCCCAAGCAATTATTAGATGAACACACAAAACAACCCCCTCTAAcaaccccaccaccccctcACAAGGATGATGATGTTCCTCCCAAAACAAGTTATCCAACTATTGAAACCCAAACACAACCAACCCCTTTAAAACCCACAGCTCAATTGCCAAAGCCTCAAAATGCTGACAAAGATCAAACTTCTAGAGTACaggaaaaacaaagagaaaagcAGAAAATCTTTGATGACCCATTGAAGAGTGCTGAAACATCAAAGTCTCAAAAGGGTGATGATGTTCCTTCCAAAACTACTTATCCAACTATTGAAGCCCCAAGAAAACCAACCCCTTTAAAACCCAGAGGCCAATTGCCGAAGCCTCAAAATGTTGACAAAGATCAAGATTCCAGGGGAGTACTGGAAAAGCaaagagatgagaagaaaatcatgaaaggtcAAGTGAAGAGTGCTGAAACATCAAAGACTCGAAAGGGTGATGATGTTCCTTCCAAAACAACTTATCCAACTATTGAAGCCCCAAGAAAACCAACCCCTTTAAAACCCAGAGGCCAATTGCCAAAGCCTCAAAATGTTGACAAAGATCAAGATTCCAGGGGAGTACTGGAAAAGCAAAGAGATGagaggaaaatcatggaag GAAAAACCAGTGGTAAGagggaaaaaacaaaagatgagAAGAAAATCTTGGAAGGAGGAAAGAAGGTTGCTGAAAAGAGTAAAGAACTAATAggagaaattcaagaaaaggttGAGCAGAAAGGACCAAAAGAAAAGCAAAGTGCAAGTAATTTAGCTGCTGGTACCTCTTCTTATCATGGCAGTGAATTCAGTATTGACAACTTGAAGAAAAGCTTTGTGGGACAAAATGAAGAGAGACAACTGCTTGTTAATGCTGGAGCTGCTGTGCTGGTGATTATGGCACTAGGGGCTTATGTTTACCACTCCATTGGATCAGGGAGAGCTAAGTAA
- the LOC132063667 gene encoding protein RBL isoform X3 yields MARFFGQDPLQGDFPEVIEEYLDHGIMKCIAFNRRGTLLAAGCADGSCLIWDFETRGIAKEFKDDECVASITSVCWSKYGHHILVSAADKSLTLWDVVKGEKITRIMLQQTPLQARLHPGSSTPSICLVCPLSSAPMIVDLDTGSVTVLPVSPTEGGNGLAPTSKNKLSDGSAPFSPTAACFNKYGDLVYVGNSKGEILIIDHKRVQVRGIVLVPGCAVIKNIVFSRNGQYLLTNSNDRTIRIYENLLPIKGALTGLDEATNGLNDLEGVEKLKAIGAQCLALFREFQDSVTRVHWKAPCFSGDGEWVVGGSANKGEHKIYIWDRAGHLVKILEGPKEAIIDLAWHPVHPIVVSVSLAGLVYIWAKDYTENWSAFAPDFKELEENEEYVEREDEFDLNPDVEKVKESDVNEDEDVDIVGVEKDSTFSDSDMSGDEICFLPADPIPDVPEQQDKCVGSSSKLGESNQSGSPLSEDAGQNGLVNHESSPFEEDTGTTCLKRKRRPSEKVLELQAEKVKKPSQKAKPSG; encoded by the exons ATGGCTCGATTTTTTGGTCAAG ATCCATTGCAGGGGGATTTCCCTGAAGTTATAGAAGAGTATTTGGATCATGGGATCATGAAATGCATTGCCTTTAATCGTCGCGGAACCCTTCTTGCAG CTGGATGCGCTGATGGAAGTTGCCTTATCTGGGATTTTGAGACAAGAGGCATTGCAAAAGAATTCAAGGACGACGAATGTGTTGCCTCAATTACAAGTGTTTGTTGGTCAAAGTACGGTCACCATATACTTGTCTCTGCTGCTGATAAGTCCTTGACACTCTGGGATGTTGTCAAAGGAGAGAAGATAACTCGGATCATGCTACAGCAAACCCCTTTACAAGCTCGCCTACATCCTGGGTCCTCTACTCCATCTATTTGCTTGGTGTGCCCCCTTTCATCTGCTCCCATGATTGTTGATTTGGATACAGGAAGCGTGACTGTGCTCCCTGTCTCGCCTACTGAAGGAGGAAATGGACTTGCTCCTACTTCAAAAAATAAACTTTCAGATGGATCTGCCCCATTTAGTCCTACTGCAGCTTGCTTTAACAAGTATGGAGATCTGGTTTATGTGGGAAACTCCAAAGGGGAAATATTAATCATCGACCATAAAAGAGTTCAAGTGCGTGGTATAGTTCTTGTTCCAGGCTGTGCTGTTATAAAGAATATCGTGTTTAGCAGAAATGGACAGTATCTCTTAACAAATTCAAATGATCGTACAATAAGGATATACGAGAACCTTCTTCCAATAAAAGGTGCACTTACGGGTCTAGATGAAGCAACCAATGGCCTGAATGATCTGGAAGGGGTCGAGAAGCTGAAAGCTATTGGAGCGCAATGTTTAGCCCTGTTTCGGGAGTTTCAGGATTCTGTCACCAGGGTGCACTGGAAAGCTCCATGTTTTAGTGGTGATGGTGAGTGGGTTGTTGGTGGTTCTGCCAACAAAGGAGAGCACAAGATCTACATTTGGGATCGGGCCGGTCATCttgtgaaaattcttgaaggacCGAAGGAAGCGATAATAGATCTAGCTTGGCATCCTGTTCACCCTATTGTAGTCTCTGTTTCGCTAGCTGGGTTAGTATATATTTGGGCAAAAGACTACACCGAGAATTGGAGTGCATTTGCTCCTGATTTCAAAGAACTTGAAGAAAATGAGGAGTATGTTGAAAGGGAAGATGAGTTTGATCTCAATCCTGATGTGGAGAAG GTTAAAGAGTCAGATGTCAACGAGGATGAAGATGTTGACATCGTCGGTGTGGAGAAAGATTCGACTTTCAGCGATTCAGACATGTCAGGAGATGAAATTTGCTTTTTGCCTGCTGATCCAATTCCTGATGTTCCAGAGCAGCAGGACAAGTGTGTTGGTAGTTCCTCAAAGCTAGGAGAGAGCAACCAATCTGGATCCCCTCTTTCAGAGGATGCTGGACAAAATGGGCTAGTGAATCATGAgtccagtccatttgaag AGGACACAGGCACAACATGCTTGAAAAGGAAACGAAGGCCTTCGGAGAAGGTATTGGAATTGCAAGCTGAGAAGGTTAAGAAACCCTCGCAGAAGGCAAAACCATCTG GCTAA
- the LOC132063667 gene encoding protein RBL isoform X4, translated as MNAPIIDPLQGDFPEVIEEYLDHGIMKCIAFNRRGTLLAAGCADGSCLIWDFETRGIAKEFKDDECVASITSVCWSKYGHHILVSAADKSLTLWDVVKGEKITRIMLQQTPLQARLHPGSSTPSICLVCPLSSAPMIVDLDTGSVTVLPVSPTEGGNGLAPTSKNKLSDGSAPFSPTAACFNKYGDLVYVGNSKGEILIIDHKRVQVRGIVLVPGCAVIKNIVFSRNGQYLLTNSNDRTIRIYENLLPIKGALTGLDEATNGLNDLEGVEKLKAIGAQCLALFREFQDSVTRVHWKAPCFSGDGEWVVGGSANKGEHKIYIWDRAGHLVKILEGPKEAIIDLAWHPVHPIVVSVSLAGLVYIWAKDYTENWSAFAPDFKELEENEEYVEREDEFDLNPDVEKVKESDVNEDEDVDIVGVEKDSTFSDSDMSGDEICFLPADPIPDVPEQQDKCVGSSSKLGESNQSGSPLSEDAGQNGLVNHESSPFEEDTGTTCLKRKRRPSEKVLELQAEKVKKPSQKAKPSG; from the exons ATGAATGCTCCTATAATTG ATCCATTGCAGGGGGATTTCCCTGAAGTTATAGAAGAGTATTTGGATCATGGGATCATGAAATGCATTGCCTTTAATCGTCGCGGAACCCTTCTTGCAG CTGGATGCGCTGATGGAAGTTGCCTTATCTGGGATTTTGAGACAAGAGGCATTGCAAAAGAATTCAAGGACGACGAATGTGTTGCCTCAATTACAAGTGTTTGTTGGTCAAAGTACGGTCACCATATACTTGTCTCTGCTGCTGATAAGTCCTTGACACTCTGGGATGTTGTCAAAGGAGAGAAGATAACTCGGATCATGCTACAGCAAACCCCTTTACAAGCTCGCCTACATCCTGGGTCCTCTACTCCATCTATTTGCTTGGTGTGCCCCCTTTCATCTGCTCCCATGATTGTTGATTTGGATACAGGAAGCGTGACTGTGCTCCCTGTCTCGCCTACTGAAGGAGGAAATGGACTTGCTCCTACTTCAAAAAATAAACTTTCAGATGGATCTGCCCCATTTAGTCCTACTGCAGCTTGCTTTAACAAGTATGGAGATCTGGTTTATGTGGGAAACTCCAAAGGGGAAATATTAATCATCGACCATAAAAGAGTTCAAGTGCGTGGTATAGTTCTTGTTCCAGGCTGTGCTGTTATAAAGAATATCGTGTTTAGCAGAAATGGACAGTATCTCTTAACAAATTCAAATGATCGTACAATAAGGATATACGAGAACCTTCTTCCAATAAAAGGTGCACTTACGGGTCTAGATGAAGCAACCAATGGCCTGAATGATCTGGAAGGGGTCGAGAAGCTGAAAGCTATTGGAGCGCAATGTTTAGCCCTGTTTCGGGAGTTTCAGGATTCTGTCACCAGGGTGCACTGGAAAGCTCCATGTTTTAGTGGTGATGGTGAGTGGGTTGTTGGTGGTTCTGCCAACAAAGGAGAGCACAAGATCTACATTTGGGATCGGGCCGGTCATCttgtgaaaattcttgaaggacCGAAGGAAGCGATAATAGATCTAGCTTGGCATCCTGTTCACCCTATTGTAGTCTCTGTTTCGCTAGCTGGGTTAGTATATATTTGGGCAAAAGACTACACCGAGAATTGGAGTGCATTTGCTCCTGATTTCAAAGAACTTGAAGAAAATGAGGAGTATGTTGAAAGGGAAGATGAGTTTGATCTCAATCCTGATGTGGAGAAG GTTAAAGAGTCAGATGTCAACGAGGATGAAGATGTTGACATCGTCGGTGTGGAGAAAGATTCGACTTTCAGCGATTCAGACATGTCAGGAGATGAAATTTGCTTTTTGCCTGCTGATCCAATTCCTGATGTTCCAGAGCAGCAGGACAAGTGTGTTGGTAGTTCCTCAAAGCTAGGAGAGAGCAACCAATCTGGATCCCCTCTTTCAGAGGATGCTGGACAAAATGGGCTAGTGAATCATGAgtccagtccatttgaag AGGACACAGGCACAACATGCTTGAAAAGGAAACGAAGGCCTTCGGAGAAGGTATTGGAATTGCAAGCTGAGAAGGTTAAGAAACCCTCGCAGAAGGCAAAACCATCTG GCTAA
- the LOC132063667 gene encoding protein RBL isoform X1, which yields MARFFGQDPLQGDFPEVIEEYLDHGIMKCIAFNRRGTLLAAGCADGSCLIWDFETRGIAKEFKDDECVASITSVCWSKYGHHILVSAADKSLTLWDVVKGEKITRIMLQQTPLQARLHPGSSTPSICLVCPLSSAPMIVDLDTGSVTVLPVSPTEGGNGLAPTSKNKLSDGSAPFSPTAACFNKYGDLVYVGNSKGEILIIDHKRVQVRGIVLVPGCAVIKNIVFSRNGQYLLTNSNDRTIRIYENLLPIKGALTGLDEATNGLNDLEGVEKLKAIGAQCLALFREFQDSVTRVHWKAPCFSGDGEWVVGGSANKGEHKIYIWDRAGHLVKILEGPKEAIIDLAWHPVHPIVVSVSLAGLVYIWAKDYTENWSAFAPDFKELEENEEYVEREDEFDLNPDVEKVKESDVNEDEDVDIVGVEKDSTFSDSDMSGDEICFLPADPIPDVPEQQDKCVGSSSKLGESNQSGSPLSEDAGQNGLVNHESSPFEGEDTGTTCLKRKRRPSEKVLELQAEKVKKPSQKAKPSG from the exons ATGGCTCGATTTTTTGGTCAAG ATCCATTGCAGGGGGATTTCCCTGAAGTTATAGAAGAGTATTTGGATCATGGGATCATGAAATGCATTGCCTTTAATCGTCGCGGAACCCTTCTTGCAG CTGGATGCGCTGATGGAAGTTGCCTTATCTGGGATTTTGAGACAAGAGGCATTGCAAAAGAATTCAAGGACGACGAATGTGTTGCCTCAATTACAAGTGTTTGTTGGTCAAAGTACGGTCACCATATACTTGTCTCTGCTGCTGATAAGTCCTTGACACTCTGGGATGTTGTCAAAGGAGAGAAGATAACTCGGATCATGCTACAGCAAACCCCTTTACAAGCTCGCCTACATCCTGGGTCCTCTACTCCATCTATTTGCTTGGTGTGCCCCCTTTCATCTGCTCCCATGATTGTTGATTTGGATACAGGAAGCGTGACTGTGCTCCCTGTCTCGCCTACTGAAGGAGGAAATGGACTTGCTCCTACTTCAAAAAATAAACTTTCAGATGGATCTGCCCCATTTAGTCCTACTGCAGCTTGCTTTAACAAGTATGGAGATCTGGTTTATGTGGGAAACTCCAAAGGGGAAATATTAATCATCGACCATAAAAGAGTTCAAGTGCGTGGTATAGTTCTTGTTCCAGGCTGTGCTGTTATAAAGAATATCGTGTTTAGCAGAAATGGACAGTATCTCTTAACAAATTCAAATGATCGTACAATAAGGATATACGAGAACCTTCTTCCAATAAAAGGTGCACTTACGGGTCTAGATGAAGCAACCAATGGCCTGAATGATCTGGAAGGGGTCGAGAAGCTGAAAGCTATTGGAGCGCAATGTTTAGCCCTGTTTCGGGAGTTTCAGGATTCTGTCACCAGGGTGCACTGGAAAGCTCCATGTTTTAGTGGTGATGGTGAGTGGGTTGTTGGTGGTTCTGCCAACAAAGGAGAGCACAAGATCTACATTTGGGATCGGGCCGGTCATCttgtgaaaattcttgaaggacCGAAGGAAGCGATAATAGATCTAGCTTGGCATCCTGTTCACCCTATTGTAGTCTCTGTTTCGCTAGCTGGGTTAGTATATATTTGGGCAAAAGACTACACCGAGAATTGGAGTGCATTTGCTCCTGATTTCAAAGAACTTGAAGAAAATGAGGAGTATGTTGAAAGGGAAGATGAGTTTGATCTCAATCCTGATGTGGAGAAG GTTAAAGAGTCAGATGTCAACGAGGATGAAGATGTTGACATCGTCGGTGTGGAGAAAGATTCGACTTTCAGCGATTCAGACATGTCAGGAGATGAAATTTGCTTTTTGCCTGCTGATCCAATTCCTGATGTTCCAGAGCAGCAGGACAAGTGTGTTGGTAGTTCCTCAAAGCTAGGAGAGAGCAACCAATCTGGATCCCCTCTTTCAGAGGATGCTGGACAAAATGGGCTAGTGAATCATGAgtccagtccatttgaaggtg AGGACACAGGCACAACATGCTTGAAAAGGAAACGAAGGCCTTCGGAGAAGGTATTGGAATTGCAAGCTGAGAAGGTTAAGAAACCCTCGCAGAAGGCAAAACCATCTG GCTAA
- the LOC132063667 gene encoding protein RBL isoform X2: MNAPIIDPLQGDFPEVIEEYLDHGIMKCIAFNRRGTLLAAGCADGSCLIWDFETRGIAKEFKDDECVASITSVCWSKYGHHILVSAADKSLTLWDVVKGEKITRIMLQQTPLQARLHPGSSTPSICLVCPLSSAPMIVDLDTGSVTVLPVSPTEGGNGLAPTSKNKLSDGSAPFSPTAACFNKYGDLVYVGNSKGEILIIDHKRVQVRGIVLVPGCAVIKNIVFSRNGQYLLTNSNDRTIRIYENLLPIKGALTGLDEATNGLNDLEGVEKLKAIGAQCLALFREFQDSVTRVHWKAPCFSGDGEWVVGGSANKGEHKIYIWDRAGHLVKILEGPKEAIIDLAWHPVHPIVVSVSLAGLVYIWAKDYTENWSAFAPDFKELEENEEYVEREDEFDLNPDVEKVKESDVNEDEDVDIVGVEKDSTFSDSDMSGDEICFLPADPIPDVPEQQDKCVGSSSKLGESNQSGSPLSEDAGQNGLVNHESSPFEGEDTGTTCLKRKRRPSEKVLELQAEKVKKPSQKAKPSGK; encoded by the exons ATGAATGCTCCTATAATTG ATCCATTGCAGGGGGATTTCCCTGAAGTTATAGAAGAGTATTTGGATCATGGGATCATGAAATGCATTGCCTTTAATCGTCGCGGAACCCTTCTTGCAG CTGGATGCGCTGATGGAAGTTGCCTTATCTGGGATTTTGAGACAAGAGGCATTGCAAAAGAATTCAAGGACGACGAATGTGTTGCCTCAATTACAAGTGTTTGTTGGTCAAAGTACGGTCACCATATACTTGTCTCTGCTGCTGATAAGTCCTTGACACTCTGGGATGTTGTCAAAGGAGAGAAGATAACTCGGATCATGCTACAGCAAACCCCTTTACAAGCTCGCCTACATCCTGGGTCCTCTACTCCATCTATTTGCTTGGTGTGCCCCCTTTCATCTGCTCCCATGATTGTTGATTTGGATACAGGAAGCGTGACTGTGCTCCCTGTCTCGCCTACTGAAGGAGGAAATGGACTTGCTCCTACTTCAAAAAATAAACTTTCAGATGGATCTGCCCCATTTAGTCCTACTGCAGCTTGCTTTAACAAGTATGGAGATCTGGTTTATGTGGGAAACTCCAAAGGGGAAATATTAATCATCGACCATAAAAGAGTTCAAGTGCGTGGTATAGTTCTTGTTCCAGGCTGTGCTGTTATAAAGAATATCGTGTTTAGCAGAAATGGACAGTATCTCTTAACAAATTCAAATGATCGTACAATAAGGATATACGAGAACCTTCTTCCAATAAAAGGTGCACTTACGGGTCTAGATGAAGCAACCAATGGCCTGAATGATCTGGAAGGGGTCGAGAAGCTGAAAGCTATTGGAGCGCAATGTTTAGCCCTGTTTCGGGAGTTTCAGGATTCTGTCACCAGGGTGCACTGGAAAGCTCCATGTTTTAGTGGTGATGGTGAGTGGGTTGTTGGTGGTTCTGCCAACAAAGGAGAGCACAAGATCTACATTTGGGATCGGGCCGGTCATCttgtgaaaattcttgaaggacCGAAGGAAGCGATAATAGATCTAGCTTGGCATCCTGTTCACCCTATTGTAGTCTCTGTTTCGCTAGCTGGGTTAGTATATATTTGGGCAAAAGACTACACCGAGAATTGGAGTGCATTTGCTCCTGATTTCAAAGAACTTGAAGAAAATGAGGAGTATGTTGAAAGGGAAGATGAGTTTGATCTCAATCCTGATGTGGAGAAG GTTAAAGAGTCAGATGTCAACGAGGATGAAGATGTTGACATCGTCGGTGTGGAGAAAGATTCGACTTTCAGCGATTCAGACATGTCAGGAGATGAAATTTGCTTTTTGCCTGCTGATCCAATTCCTGATGTTCCAGAGCAGCAGGACAAGTGTGTTGGTAGTTCCTCAAAGCTAGGAGAGAGCAACCAATCTGGATCCCCTCTTTCAGAGGATGCTGGACAAAATGGGCTAGTGAATCATGAgtccagtccatttgaaggtg AGGACACAGGCACAACATGCTTGAAAAGGAAACGAAGGCCTTCGGAGAAGGTATTGGAATTGCAAGCTGAGAAGGTTAAGAAACCCTCGCAGAAGGCAAAACCATCTGGTAAATAA
- the LOC132063667 gene encoding protein RBL isoform X5, giving the protein MARFFGQDPLQGDFPEVIEEYLDHGIMKCIAFNRRGTLLAAGCADGSCLIWDFETRGIAKEFKDDECVASITSVCWSKYGHHILVSAADKSLTLWDVVKGEKITRIMLQQTPLQARLHPGSSTPSICLVCPLSSAPMIVDLDTGSVTVLPVSPTEGGNGLAPTSKNKLSDGSAPFSPTAACFNKYGDLVYVGNSKGEILIIDHKRVQVRGIVLVPGCAVIKNIVFSRNGQYLLTNSNDRTIRIYENLLPIKGALTGLDEATNGLNDLEGVEKLKAIGAQCLALFREFQDSVTRVHWKAPCFSGDGEWVVGGSANKGEHKIYIWDRAGHLVKILEGPKEAIIDLAWHPVHPIVVSVSLAGLVYIWAKDYTENWSAFAPDFKELEENEEYVEREDEFDLNPDVEKVKESDVNEDEDVDIVGVEKDSTFSDSDMSGDEICFLPADPIPDVPEQQDKCVGSSSKLGESNQSGSPLSEDAGQNGLVNHESSPFEGEISQ; this is encoded by the exons ATGGCTCGATTTTTTGGTCAAG ATCCATTGCAGGGGGATTTCCCTGAAGTTATAGAAGAGTATTTGGATCATGGGATCATGAAATGCATTGCCTTTAATCGTCGCGGAACCCTTCTTGCAG CTGGATGCGCTGATGGAAGTTGCCTTATCTGGGATTTTGAGACAAGAGGCATTGCAAAAGAATTCAAGGACGACGAATGTGTTGCCTCAATTACAAGTGTTTGTTGGTCAAAGTACGGTCACCATATACTTGTCTCTGCTGCTGATAAGTCCTTGACACTCTGGGATGTTGTCAAAGGAGAGAAGATAACTCGGATCATGCTACAGCAAACCCCTTTACAAGCTCGCCTACATCCTGGGTCCTCTACTCCATCTATTTGCTTGGTGTGCCCCCTTTCATCTGCTCCCATGATTGTTGATTTGGATACAGGAAGCGTGACTGTGCTCCCTGTCTCGCCTACTGAAGGAGGAAATGGACTTGCTCCTACTTCAAAAAATAAACTTTCAGATGGATCTGCCCCATTTAGTCCTACTGCAGCTTGCTTTAACAAGTATGGAGATCTGGTTTATGTGGGAAACTCCAAAGGGGAAATATTAATCATCGACCATAAAAGAGTTCAAGTGCGTGGTATAGTTCTTGTTCCAGGCTGTGCTGTTATAAAGAATATCGTGTTTAGCAGAAATGGACAGTATCTCTTAACAAATTCAAATGATCGTACAATAAGGATATACGAGAACCTTCTTCCAATAAAAGGTGCACTTACGGGTCTAGATGAAGCAACCAATGGCCTGAATGATCTGGAAGGGGTCGAGAAGCTGAAAGCTATTGGAGCGCAATGTTTAGCCCTGTTTCGGGAGTTTCAGGATTCTGTCACCAGGGTGCACTGGAAAGCTCCATGTTTTAGTGGTGATGGTGAGTGGGTTGTTGGTGGTTCTGCCAACAAAGGAGAGCACAAGATCTACATTTGGGATCGGGCCGGTCATCttgtgaaaattcttgaaggacCGAAGGAAGCGATAATAGATCTAGCTTGGCATCCTGTTCACCCTATTGTAGTCTCTGTTTCGCTAGCTGGGTTAGTATATATTTGGGCAAAAGACTACACCGAGAATTGGAGTGCATTTGCTCCTGATTTCAAAGAACTTGAAGAAAATGAGGAGTATGTTGAAAGGGAAGATGAGTTTGATCTCAATCCTGATGTGGAGAAG GTTAAAGAGTCAGATGTCAACGAGGATGAAGATGTTGACATCGTCGGTGTGGAGAAAGATTCGACTTTCAGCGATTCAGACATGTCAGGAGATGAAATTTGCTTTTTGCCTGCTGATCCAATTCCTGATGTTCCAGAGCAGCAGGACAAGTGTGTTGGTAGTTCCTCAAAGCTAGGAGAGAGCAACCAATCTGGATCCCCTCTTTCAGAGGATGCTGGACAAAATGGGCTAGTGAATCATGAgtccagtccatttgaaggtg AGATTTCCCAATAA